The sequence below is a genomic window from Anaerocolumna chitinilytica.
GCTTGATTAAGTAACCATTCTCACGCATCCATGCAAATAATCTTTTTTCACCAATATCAATGCCATTTTGCTTTATGATTTTTGCAAGTTCTCCGATAAGTATTGATTTGTCAGATATCATAACTGCGTTTGCAAAAACTACTTTAGGCTTGTCCTCTTCCTGCTTAATAAGAAGTTTTGTGTTAACCTCTCTTAATGATGCTATCTGTCTGTCTGCGATTTTCATTGCACGGGCCATGATCTGTTCTGGTGTATTCCATGCTTTTTCTAATTCAATAAAATATGTACGGCACTGCTTACCTTTTTCTGTGCGCTGAAGCATGCAAATTTCTTTTGCAGCATCAATAGTTAGGTGATAATCAAGTAATTCTTGATGGTTTTGGGGGTGTACCATTTGGTACGGGGTATAATCTTTTCCTTCTTCAAATCCATATCCGGTCATTCGTTCGAACCATTTTGAAAATCTCTCTTCTAAGTCAAGAGTTTCATAAAGTTCTCTGGCAGATACTGTAGGATTATCTGTGTCGTAATTAATTGATATGAGTTCATTCAATTGCTTTTCATCTTTAATAAGAGTAATGTCACGGTGAGAAATAAAATACTCTCCATTTTCATTACGTGCTGCATCCACATCTAATTCGCTAACGGATGTAATTGTTACAATTTCACCCAGTAAAAACTTATGATTAGTTGTATTAGCCGTGATTCTAGCTTTGTCTCCTATTTTATATAATTCATGGTTATACAATGCTTGTCCTCCTTATTTGAATAAATATAGGAACTTCCATACTACAGCTCCAGATACAATGATTAAGACACAAATTACTAATGCATCTGATAAATTCAATAATTTGTCCTCCTTATTTTTCTTTCTTTTTGCTTATTGTGGATAAATACGCTATGGTTAAGCATATTATCAATGTTACAAGTACTGGTGTTGTAAACATGCTTGTCCTCCTTATAATAATTTTAGTATTAAATTAACAACTACCAATCCGGTTAATAATCCAGCACCAAGTACAAATGCTTGTAGGAAAATTTCTAAATATTCTTTGGCTTTCTTTTTCACTGCCTGTCCTCCTTATGGAATATTTTGTTATATTGTGGTACAATCTCCTTACAGGCTGCCGGGCCTAGTACAAATGAAAGGAGACACTATGACTACTAAAGAACTAGATAAATTACTTAATGATTCATTAATTGCTTATTCAAGTGAGATTCGTTCTTGCTACAAAGAAGGTGGTAAAGAACCTGTTAACGAAGGAGATATAGTTGAATTAGCCAGACAAACTTTCTATACAATGGATGAATTTAGAAAGAATATCATTAAATACCTTGAATCAAAGTAATTACATTCCAGTCGGCTTACGGATTCCATTTCGTTCAACCATTTTTGCTAATCCCTGTAAGTCGACTTCTCCATTCGAAAATGTAGTAGCGGTTGATTTCTTCTCCAGTTCATTTACCCTAAAAACTAATGCCTGCCATCTTTTCTTTGATATGAACATCTGATTTCCTCCTTTCTCTTTAATGGGTTAGTTGATATGTAGTCATTTCTATTATGTGGAATGTTAAATATTTTATATTTTCCTATACTGCTTGTCCTATATAAGCAATATCCTTAAATGATTCCAGCCGGCCCTTGCAGTCTTGGTATATCTCTTTGTAATGCTTGTCTCTCATGATTCCAGCTTCAATAACATGTAATATGATATTTTCTACCAGCTCCAAATTATTAAGCTGCGATATCGTGGCATCATCCCTTTTCTTAATACCTGCGATCCCATTCGCTAACTTTGAATATGTCAGATACAGCATGTCCGCATGTTCACTTCCCTGGCTCTTTGCATACTCTACCAGTTTCTGAATAGTATCAGTCTCTGATTTTCTGGTTAACTTTCCGTGGTACCGGGTTGCTATCCATTCGCTGGATTGTCGCTCTAGGATGAAGCGACGCATTTCGTAGAATTGCTTTACTAACTCAATTTTAAACTTACGGACCTTTTCACTGTTTCTTAGGTAAGTCATAAGTAATGTGGCTTGTTCCTCGTTCAAAAGAAATAATTCAGTAGGTCTACCACCTGTACTTTCCTCATTTGAAATGAGCAAAGTCCCGAACTCTTCAAAGTCATTTTTGTACTTTTTAATAATTTCTCTGATTGCATGGTGTTGATTATTTGTACCTTCTGAGATTACTTTACTATT
It includes:
- a CDS encoding phage antirepressor KilAC domain-containing protein, which encodes MYNHELYKIGDKARITANTTNHKFLLGEIVTITSVSELDVDAARNENGEYFISHRDITLIKDEKQLNELISINYDTDNPTVSARELYETLDLEERFSKWFERMTGYGFEEGKDYTPYQMVHPQNHQELLDYHLTIDAAKEICMLQRTEKGKQCRTYFIELEKAWNTPEQIMARAMKIADRQIASLREVNTKLLIKQEEDKPKVVFANAVMISDKSILIGELAKIIKQNGIDIGEKRLFAWMRENGYLIKRQGTDYNMPTQRSMELELFVVKETAIVHSDGHVTVSKTTKVTGKGQQYFINKFLSNRKPITK
- a CDS encoding Rha family transcriptional regulator, with product MNNLVSISGNDVFTNSKVISEGTNNQHHAIREIIKKYKNDFEEFGTLLISNEESTGGRPTELFLLNEEQATLLMTYLRNSEKVRKFKIELVKQFYEMRRFILERQSSEWIATRYHGKLTRKSETDTIQKLVEYAKSQGSEHADMLYLTYSKLANGIAGIKKRDDATISQLNNLELVENIILHVIEAGIMRDKHYKEIYQDCKGRLESFKDIAYIGQAV